From the genome of Candidatus Methylopumilus turicensis, one region includes:
- the rplC gene encoding 50S ribosomal protein L3, with protein MSLGLIGRKVGMTRLFTEDGASVPVTVLEVVPNRVTQIKTIATDGYTGLQVAFGERRASRINKALTGHYAKSGSAAGAGIQEFSVSDDVLANYTAGATISVDIFQEGQMVDVTGTSLGKGFAGAIKRHHFSSNRASHGNSRSHNVPGSIGMAQDPGRVFPGKRMPGHLGAVQVTTQNLQVVRVDVERNLLLIKGAIPGSKGGDVVVRPAVKAKSSNKAAK; from the coding sequence GGCTTATTGGTCGCAAGGTAGGCATGACCCGCCTGTTTACTGAGGATGGCGCAAGCGTCCCAGTTACAGTATTGGAAGTTGTACCTAACCGTGTGACACAGATTAAGACGATTGCTACTGATGGCTACACAGGCCTTCAAGTTGCATTCGGCGAACGTCGCGCTAGCCGTATCAACAAAGCTTTGACTGGGCACTATGCTAAGTCAGGCTCTGCTGCAGGTGCTGGTATCCAAGAATTTTCAGTTTCTGATGATGTGTTGGCAAACTACACTGCTGGCGCAACAATCTCAGTTGATATTTTCCAAGAAGGTCAAATGGTCGATGTGACTGGCACTTCTCTTGGTAAAGGTTTTGCTGGCGCGATTAAGCGTCACCACTTCTCATCAAACCGTGCATCTCACGGTAACTCAAGATCACACAATGTTCCAGGCTCAATCGGTATGGCGCAAGATCCAGGTCGAGTATTCCCTGGTAAGCGCATGCCTGGTCATTTAGGTGCTGTTCAAGTAACGACACAAAACCTTCAAGTGGTTCGTGTTGATGTTGAACGTAATCTATTGTTGATTAAAGGTGCTATTCCAGGCTCTAAGGGTGGCGATGTAGTTGTACGTCCTGCTGTTAAAGCCAAGTCTTCTAATAAGGCGGCCAAATAA
- the rplD gene encoding 50S ribosomal protein L4 yields the protein MEIKLIDKSGKVTKSAVELSDVTFAREFNEALVHQVVVAYQANARTATRAQLGRGNVSHTTHKPWNQKGTGRARSGMSSSPIWRGGGRAFPNSPDENFSHKVNRKAYRAGMCAILSELVRQTRLSVIEEFTVDTPKTKNLVEKIKGLGFAEGVLLLVDGFDENLYLSARNIPNVLVVEAQYVDPVSLVRFPNVVATKAAVKKLEEMLA from the coding sequence ATGGAAATCAAATTAATCGACAAAAGCGGTAAGGTTACAAAGTCAGCTGTTGAGCTTTCAGATGTAACGTTTGCTCGTGAATTTAATGAGGCTTTGGTGCATCAAGTTGTTGTTGCATACCAAGCTAATGCCCGTACTGCGACTCGTGCTCAATTGGGTCGTGGTAACGTAAGTCACACTACACACAAACCATGGAACCAAAAAGGTACTGGTCGTGCACGTTCAGGTATGAGCTCAAGCCCTATCTGGCGTGGAGGTGGTCGTGCATTCCCTAATAGTCCTGATGAAAACTTCAGCCATAAAGTAAACCGTAAGGCTTACCGTGCTGGTATGTGTGCAATTCTTTCAGAACTTGTACGTCAAACACGTTTGTCAGTGATTGAAGAGTTTACTGTTGACACTCCAAAAACTAAAAACCTTGTTGAGAAAATCAAGGGTTTGGGTTTTGCTGAAGGTGTTTTGTTGTTGGTGGATGGTTTTGATGAAAACTTATATCTGTCAGCACGTAACATTCCTAACGTGTTAGTTGTTGAAGCTCAATACGTTGATCCTGTCAGCTTGGTTCGCTTCCCAAATGTGGTTGCTACTAAAGCTGCAGTGAAGAAGCTTGAGGAGATGCTAGCATGA
- the rplW gene encoding 50S ribosomal protein L23 has translation MSANLNLVKIQDRLLQVILAPQITEKATRIADQNQQIAFKVRTDATKPEIMAAVELVFKVEVQSVTVVNVKGKEKRAGRIMGRRKDWKKAYVSLKPGQEINFAAGE, from the coding sequence ATGAGTGCGAATCTAAACTTAGTAAAAATCCAAGATCGTTTACTGCAAGTTATTTTGGCTCCGCAAATTACTGAAAAGGCAACTCGTATTGCTGATCAAAATCAGCAAATTGCTTTCAAAGTGCGTACAGATGCAACTAAACCAGAAATTATGGCTGCGGTTGAGCTTGTATTCAAAGTTGAAGTGCAATCCGTAACGGTAGTTAACGTTAAGGGTAAAGAGAAACGTGCTGGCCGCATTATGGGTCGCCGTAAAGACTGGAAGAAAGCTTATGTAAGCTTGAAACCAGGCCAAGAAATTAATTTTGCAGCGGGCGAATAG
- the rplB gene encoding 50S ribosomal protein L2 — MALIKVKPTSPGRRAVVKVVTPDLYKGKPYAPLLEKQSKNAGRNNNGHITIRHQGGGHKQHYRLVDFRRNKDGIPAKVEHIEYDPNRSAHIALLCYADGERRYIIAPRGVAAGAQLISGSDAPIKVGNALPLRNIPVGSTIHCIELQPGKGAQLARSAGTSVQLLAREGSYAQLRLRSGEVRRVHVDCKATLGEVGNEEHSLRSIGKAGAMRWRGVRPTVRGVVMNPVDHPHGGGEGKTAAGMNPVSPWGTPTKGYRTRSNKRTDNMRVSRRPANKR; from the coding sequence ATGGCACTGATTAAAGTCAAGCCAACTTCACCAGGTCGGCGCGCCGTAGTAAAGGTGGTAACACCTGATCTATATAAGGGCAAGCCTTATGCGCCGCTGCTGGAGAAGCAAAGCAAAAATGCGGGTCGTAATAATAACGGCCACATTACAATCCGTCACCAAGGTGGCGGTCATAAGCAACATTACCGTTTGGTAGATTTCCGTCGCAATAAAGACGGCATTCCAGCAAAGGTTGAGCATATTGAATACGATCCAAATCGTAGCGCACACATTGCGTTGTTATGTTATGCCGACGGGGAGCGTCGTTATATCATCGCTCCGCGCGGTGTAGCTGCTGGCGCACAGTTGATTAGTGGTTCAGATGCACCTATTAAAGTAGGTAACGCATTGCCATTACGCAATATCCCAGTAGGTAGCACGATTCATTGTATTGAATTGCAACCTGGTAAAGGTGCGCAGTTGGCTCGTTCAGCAGGTACTTCAGTGCAGCTTTTAGCTCGTGAAGGCAGCTACGCTCAATTGCGTTTACGTTCAGGTGAAGTTCGTCGTGTACACGTTGATTGCAAAGCAACGCTTGGTGAAGTGGGTAATGAAGAACATTCATTGCGCTCTATCGGTAAAGCTGGTGCGATGCGCTGGCGCGGTGTGCGTCCTACAGTCCGCGGTGTTGTAATGAACCCAGTTGATCACCCGCACGGTGGTGGTGAGGGTAAAACAGCTGCTGGTATGAATCCAGTGAGCCCATGGGGTACTCCAACCAAGGGTTATCGTACTCGTAGCAACAAGCGCACTGACAATATGCGTGTTTCACGCCGTCCTGCGAATAAGAGGTAA
- the rpsS gene encoding 30S ribosomal protein S19: protein MARSIKKGPFIDGHLAKKVEKAAETRDRKPIKTWSRRSTILPDFIGLTIAVHNGKQHVPVLISENMVGHKLGEFALTRTFKGHAADKKAKK, encoded by the coding sequence ATGGCACGTTCAATTAAAAAAGGTCCATTTATCGATGGTCACTTGGCTAAAAAAGTAGAAAAAGCTGCTGAAACGCGCGATCGTAAACCAATTAAAACTTGGTCACGTCGTTCTACAATTTTGCCTGACTTCATTGGTTTAACTATTGCGGTTCATAATGGCAAGCAACACGTACCTGTGTTGATTTCTGAAAACATGGTTGGCCACAAGCTCGGCGAATTTGCGTTAACACGCACTTTCAAAGGTCATGCAGCCGATAAGAAAGCTAAGAAGTAG
- the rplV gene encoding 50S ribosomal protein L22, with the protein MQVSAVLKGVHLSPQKARLVADLVRGKKVDHALNILQFSPKKGAEIIKKVLESAIANAEHNNGADIDELKVTSIYVDKGIVLKRIRARAKGRAGRITKPTCHINVTVGN; encoded by the coding sequence ATGCAAGTATCTGCAGTATTAAAAGGTGTACATCTTTCTCCACAGAAAGCTCGCTTAGTAGCGGATTTGGTACGCGGTAAGAAAGTTGACCATGCACTTAACATTTTGCAATTCTCACCTAAAAAAGGTGCTGAAATTATCAAGAAAGTGCTTGAGTCAGCAATTGCTAATGCCGAACACAACAATGGTGCTGATATCGATGAGTTGAAGGTAACTTCAATCTACGTTGATAAAGGTATTGTGCTTAAGCGTATTCGTGCTCGTGCTAAAGGTCGCGCTGGTCGCATTACCAAACCAACTTGTCACATTAACGTGACAGTGGGTAACTAA
- the rpsC gene encoding 30S ribosomal protein S3, with protein sequence MGQKIHPIGFRLSVQKNWTSRWYANSKNFPAMLNSDIKVREFLNKKLAHAAVSKIVIERPAKNAKITIYSARPGIVIGKKGEDIETLRSSIQGLMGVPVHLNIEEVRKPEIDATLIAQSIAQQLEKRVMFRRAMKRAMQNAMRLGAQGIKIMSSGRLNGIEIARTEWYREGRVPLHTLRADIDYGVAEALTTYGIIGIKVWVFKGEVFDNKGEQPVVAPVAEPEKKVRKSGAKNATAS encoded by the coding sequence ATGGGTCAGAAAATTCATCCAATTGGTTTCCGTCTGAGCGTCCAAAAGAACTGGACATCACGTTGGTATGCCAACAGCAAAAATTTCCCAGCAATGTTGAATAGCGACATTAAGGTACGCGAGTTCCTTAACAAAAAGCTAGCACACGCTGCTGTAAGCAAGATCGTGATTGAGCGTCCTGCAAAGAACGCAAAAATAACTATCTACAGTGCACGTCCAGGTATCGTGATTGGTAAGAAGGGTGAAGATATTGAAACTTTACGCTCTAGCATTCAGGGTTTGATGGGTGTACCTGTTCATTTGAATATTGAAGAAGTGCGTAAGCCAGAGATTGACGCTACTTTGATTGCACAGAGCATCGCTCAGCAATTAGAGAAACGTGTAATGTTCCGTCGTGCGATGAAGCGTGCGATGCAAAACGCGATGCGTTTAGGTGCTCAAGGTATCAAGATTATGAGTTCAGGCCGTTTGAACGGTATTGAAATTGCTCGTACTGAATGGTATCGCGAAGGCCGTGTGCCACTTCATACTTTACGTGCTGATATTGATTACGGTGTTGCAGAAGCATTAACAACATACGGAATCATCGGCATCAAAGTTTGGGTATTCAAAGGCGAAGTGTTTGACAACAAAGGTGAACAACCAGTTGTTGCGCCAGTCGCAGAACCAGAAAAGAAAGTAAGAAAGTCGGGGGCAAAAAATGCTACAGCCAGCTAG
- the rplP gene encoding 50S ribosomal protein L16, with the protein MLQPARQKFRKMQKGRNKGIATTGNKVSFGEFGLKAVGRGRLTARQIEAARRVMTRHIKRGGRVWIRIFPDQPISKKPAEVRMGNGKGSTEYYVAQIQPGKMLYEMDGVSEELAREAFKLAAAKLPIETTFATRHLGS; encoded by the coding sequence ATGCTACAGCCAGCTAGACAAAAATTCCGTAAGATGCAAAAAGGCCGTAATAAAGGTATTGCAACTACGGGTAATAAAGTAAGTTTTGGCGAATTCGGTTTGAAAGCAGTTGGTCGTGGTCGTCTTACTGCACGTCAAATTGAAGCAGCTCGTCGCGTGATGACACGTCATATTAAACGTGGTGGTCGCGTTTGGATTCGTATTTTTCCTGATCAGCCAATTTCTAAGAAGCCAGCTGAAGTTCGTATGGGTAATGGTAAAGGTAGTACTGAGTACTACGTTGCACAGATTCAGCCTGGAAAAATGCTTTATGAAATGGACGGTGTGAGTGAAGAGTTGGCGCGTGAAGCGTTCAAATTGGCAGCTGCGAAATTGCCAATTGAAACAACATTTGCTACACGTCATCTCGGGAGTTAA
- the rpmC gene encoding 50S ribosomal protein L29, which produces MKATELRAKSVDELNAELIELRRAQFSMRMQLATQQLNKVDQIRKVRRDVARVRTVLAEKSKSSAKAA; this is translated from the coding sequence ATGAAAGCAACTGAATTAAGAGCGAAGTCTGTTGACGAGTTGAATGCTGAGTTAATCGAATTGCGTCGCGCACAGTTTTCTATGCGTATGCAATTGGCAACTCAACAACTCAACAAAGTTGATCAAATTCGTAAAGTTCGCAGAGATGTTGCACGTGTTCGCACAGTGCTTGCGGAAAAATCAAAGTCATCTGCTAAAGCAGCTTAA
- the rpsQ gene encoding 30S ribosomal protein S17 yields MSNDLATNKVVRTLSGRVVSDKMDKTVTVLVERKVKHPLIGKVIRRSNKFHAHDETNECKEGDLVVIEETRPLSKTKTWKVSKVVTKSTGV; encoded by the coding sequence ATGAGTAACGATTTAGCAACAAATAAAGTCGTCCGTACATTAAGCGGTCGAGTAGTAAGTGACAAGATGGATAAAACAGTCACTGTTTTAGTTGAGCGTAAAGTGAAGCATCCATTGATCGGTAAAGTTATTCGCCGTTCAAATAAGTTTCACGCGCATGACGAAACAAATGAATGTAAAGAAGGTGATTTGGTTGTGATTGAAGAAACACGCCCACTTTCAAAAACAAAAACTTGGAAAGTTAGTAAAGTAGTTACTAAATCTACAGGTGTATAA
- the rplN gene encoding 50S ribosomal protein L14 — protein sequence MIQMQSRLDVADNTGARSVMCIKVLGGSKRRYASIGDVIKVSIKDAAPRGRVKKGEVYSAVVVRTAKGVRRADGSLVKFDSNAAVLLNNKLEPIGTRIFGPVTRELRGERFMKIVSLAPEVL from the coding sequence ATGATTCAAATGCAATCTCGGCTAGATGTTGCCGACAATACTGGTGCACGTTCTGTAATGTGTATCAAAGTGTTGGGCGGATCAAAGCGTCGTTACGCAAGTATTGGCGATGTTATCAAGGTCAGCATTAAAGATGCTGCACCACGTGGTCGCGTCAAGAAAGGCGAAGTTTATAGTGCTGTTGTTGTTCGTACAGCTAAAGGTGTTCGTCGTGCAGATGGCTCTTTAGTTAAGTTCGATAGCAACGCTGCTGTTTTGCTAAATAACAAGCTAGAGCCAATTGGCACTCGTATCTTTGGACCGGTTACACGTGAGTTACGTGGTGAGCGTTTCATGAAGATCGTTTCTTTAGCACCAGAAGTTTTGTAA
- the rplX gene encoding 50S ribosomal protein L24, which yields MNKIRKGDEVILNTGKDKGKRGTVLSILDTGHVVVEGANMVKKHAKPNPMKGVAGGIINKEMPIDISNVALFNPATQKGERVGFKTLDDGRKVRVFKSSGEVVDA from the coding sequence ATGAATAAAATTCGTAAAGGTGACGAAGTTATCCTGAATACAGGTAAGGATAAAGGTAAACGTGGCACAGTATTGAGTATTCTTGATACTGGTCATGTTGTAGTTGAAGGCGCAAACATGGTGAAGAAACATGCTAAGCCAAACCCAATGAAGGGTGTGGCTGGCGGTATCATCAATAAAGAGATGCCAATTGATATCTCTAATGTTGCTTTGTTTAATCCTGCCACCCAAAAGGGTGAACGTGTTGGCTTCAAAACGTTAGATGATGGACGCAAAGTGCGTGTATTCAAATCTAGCGGTGAAGTTGTTGACGCGTAA
- the rplE gene encoding 50S ribosomal protein L5, which yields MARLKDFYKDTVVKSLTEQFGYKSPMQVPRIEKITLNMGVGEAVADKKVMENAVGDMEKIAGQKPIVTKAKKSVAAFKIRDDYPVGCKVTLRRERMYEFLDRLVTVAIPRIRDFRGISAKSFDGRGNYNMGVKEQIIFPEIEYDKIDALRGMNITITTTAKTDEEARALLTAFSFPFRN from the coding sequence ATGGCTCGTTTAAAAGATTTCTATAAAGATACAGTGGTTAAGTCTTTGACCGAACAGTTCGGTTATAAGTCTCCAATGCAAGTGCCGCGAATCGAAAAAATCACACTCAATATGGGTGTTGGTGAAGCTGTTGCTGATAAAAAGGTAATGGAAAATGCGGTGGGTGATATGGAGAAAATCGCTGGTCAAAAACCAATTGTAACGAAAGCAAAGAAATCAGTTGCTGCGTTTAAAATTCGTGATGATTATCCTGTTGGTTGTAAGGTAACGTTGCGTCGTGAACGTATGTATGAGTTCTTGGATCGCTTAGTAACTGTTGCAATCCCTCGTATTCGTGACTTCCGTGGTATTTCTGCTAAATCATTTGATGGTCGTGGCAACTACAACATGGGCGTTAAAGAACAGATTATTTTCCCTGAAATTGAATACGACAAAATTGATGCGTTGCGTGGTATGAACATCACCATTACAACGACAGCAAAAACAGATGAAGAAGCGCGTGCACTTTTAACTGCATTCAGCTTCCCGTTTAGAAACTGA
- the rpsN gene encoding 30S ribosomal protein S14 has product MAKTCMIEREQKRRETVEKYAAKRTEIMAVLNDVNATPEDRRAARLKLQSLPRNASPVRLRNRCALTGRPRGVFSKFGIARSKLRELMMRGEVPGVTKASW; this is encoded by the coding sequence ATGGCTAAGACATGTATGATTGAGCGCGAACAAAAACGTCGCGAAACGGTTGAAAAATACGCTGCTAAGCGTACTGAAATTATGGCGGTGCTTAACGACGTTAATGCAACTCCAGAAGATCGCCGTGCAGCACGTTTGAAGTTGCAAAGTTTGCCACGTAATGCAAGTCCAGTAAGACTGCGTAACCGCTGTGCTTTAACTGGTCGCCCACGTGGTGTGTTTAGTAAATTTGGCATTGCGCGTAGTAAATTGCGCGAGTTAATGATGCGTGGCGAAGTGCCAGGCGTCACTAAAGCTAGCTGGTAA
- the rpsH gene encoding 30S ribosomal protein S8, giving the protein MSMSDPIADMLTRIRNAQSTNKPTVSMPSSKLKCAIASVLKDEGYIDEFGVQTVDGKPTLNIGLKYYAGQPVIEKIDRVSRPGLRVYRGSQDIPKVMNGLGVTIVSTSKGVMTDRKASAAGIGGEVLCVVA; this is encoded by the coding sequence ATGAGTATGAGTGATCCGATTGCCGATATGCTAACCCGCATTCGTAATGCGCAAAGCACTAACAAGCCAACAGTATCTATGCCTTCATCTAAACTGAAGTGCGCTATTGCTAGCGTATTAAAAGATGAAGGTTACATTGATGAGTTTGGTGTGCAAACAGTTGATGGCAAACCAACATTAAACATTGGCCTTAAGTATTATGCTGGTCAACCAGTTATCGAGAAGATTGACCGCGTAAGCCGTCCTGGTCTTCGTGTATATCGTGGTAGTCAAGATATTCCTAAGGTAATGAACGGCCTAGGCGTGACCATCGTGTCTACGTCCAAGGGTGTAATGACTGATCGTAAAGCATCAGCTGCCGGTATCGGTGGTGAAGTGCTATGCGTAGTAGCTTAA
- the rplF gene encoding 50S ribosomal protein L6, with product MSRVAKNPVAIPAKVEVVLNPDSINVSGPLGKLTHPLTGAVTLTREGETITFAAANDSQHSRAMSGTLRALVANMVKGVSEGFTRKLSLVGVGYKAQAQGAMLNLELGYSHPINHKMPAGVTVETPTLTEVILKGVDKQVVGQVAAQIRGYRAPEPYKGKGVRYSDEVVIIKETKKK from the coding sequence ATGTCTCGTGTAGCTAAAAACCCGGTCGCTATCCCAGCTAAAGTTGAGGTAGTTTTGAACCCAGATAGTATTAATGTGAGTGGTCCGTTAGGTAAACTAACTCACCCACTTACAGGTGCAGTAACGTTAACGCGTGAAGGTGAAACAATCACTTTTGCTGCTGCTAACGATAGTCAGCATTCTCGTGCAATGTCAGGTACATTGCGTGCGTTAGTTGCAAATATGGTGAAAGGTGTATCCGAAGGATTCACACGTAAGTTATCTTTAGTTGGCGTTGGTTATAAAGCGCAGGCTCAAGGTGCTATGTTGAATTTGGAACTAGGTTACTCACATCCTATCAATCACAAAATGCCAGCTGGTGTTACTGTTGAAACTCCAACCCTTACAGAAGTTATTCTTAAGGGTGTTGATAAACAAGTAGTTGGTCAGGTTGCTGCTCAGATTCGTGGTTACAGAGCGCCAGAGCCTTATAAAGGCAAAGGTGTTCGTTACTCTGATGAAGTAGTGATTATTAAAGAAACCAAGAAGAAGTAA
- the rplR gene encoding 50S ribosomal protein L18, giving the protein MNNVNSRLRRARKTRAKIAELKVTRLCVHRSNGHIYAQIIAETGDKVLASASTLEAEVRKSLANGGNVAAAALIGKRIAEKAKKAGVTTVAFDRSGYKYHGRIKALAEAARENGLSF; this is encoded by the coding sequence ATGAACAATGTAAATTCACGTTTGCGTCGCGCACGTAAAACCCGTGCCAAAATCGCCGAATTGAAAGTAACCCGTCTTTGTGTACACCGTAGTAACGGTCACATTTACGCTCAAATTATTGCTGAAACTGGCGATAAGGTATTAGCGAGTGCTTCTACGCTAGAAGCTGAGGTTCGCAAGAGTTTGGCAAATGGCGGCAATGTTGCTGCGGCAGCATTAATTGGTAAACGTATCGCTGAAAAGGCGAAAAAAGCTGGTGTTACTACAGTTGCGTTCGATCGTTCTGGTTATAAATACCATGGTCGTATTAAAGCGTTGGCAGAAGCTGCCCGCGAAAACGGCTTGTCCTTCTAA